The following are encoded together in the [Limnothrix rosea] IAM M-220 genome:
- a CDS encoding group I truncated hemoglobin, whose amino-acid sequence MTYAFGGSDTFSGRSMRAAHKDLIANQGLSDEHFDAIAENLVATLNDLSVPQDLIDEVVTIVGSVQHRNDVLNR is encoded by the coding sequence ATGACCTATGCTTTCGGTGGATCGGATACGTTTAGCGGACGTTCTATGCGGGCTGCTCATAAGGATCTTATTGCAAATCAGGGGTTGTCTGATGAGCATTTTGATGCGATCGCCGAAAATTTGGTAGCGACTCTCAATGACCTCAGTGTGCCTCAAGATTTAATCGATGAGGTTGTGACCATTGTCGGCTCCGTTCAGCACCGTAATGATGTTTTAAATCGCTAA
- a CDS encoding class I SAM-dependent methyltransferase produces MKDFDRFFQKIYEQPLENRKDWYAASTVDYAKYRAPYVPKVIDQVCAEFPETKNLKLLEVGSGPGNASQHFVQRGYNLTCVEPNTTACLFAKERFQDFPNVNINNSTFEEWSDNNQQKFDGAIASTSFHWLDAETRCARLANLLNPEGKIVLLWCTAPQPEKEVYQYLDPIYQEYMPSFADYENFETQRQNINRIAQELVTSGYFTHLKHFEAVGDRHYQPEEYLSLLTTLSPYIALPKERRITFFKKIRKTFESNNIRECQTKYICAAHTATKISA; encoded by the coding sequence ATGAAAGATTTTGACCGTTTCTTCCAGAAAATTTATGAGCAACCCCTCGAAAATCGCAAAGATTGGTATGCAGCCAGCACTGTTGATTATGCAAAGTATCGTGCCCCCTATGTACCTAAAGTTATTGACCAAGTTTGCGCAGAATTTCCCGAAACCAAAAACTTAAAACTGCTTGAAGTCGGTAGTGGACCCGGCAATGCGTCACAACATTTTGTGCAGCGAGGCTATAACCTTACCTGCGTGGAACCCAATACAACAGCTTGTTTATTTGCGAAGGAACGATTTCAAGATTTTCCTAACGTCAATATCAACAACTCTACCTTTGAGGAATGGTCAGATAATAATCAACAGAAATTTGATGGGGCGATCGCCAGTACATCTTTCCATTGGCTTGATGCAGAAACGCGGTGTGCAAGACTTGCCAATTTATTAAATCCTGAAGGCAAGATAGTTTTGCTATGGTGTACTGCGCCTCAACCCGAAAAGGAAGTTTATCAATACCTTGACCCGATTTACCAAGAATATATGCCGAGTTTTGCAGATTACGAAAACTTTGAAACCCAACGGCAGAATATCAATCGCATTGCTCAGGAGCTTGTCACTTCAGGCTACTTTACCCATTTAAAGCATTTTGAAGCCGTCGGCGATCGCCATTATCAGCCAGAAGAATACTTGAGTTTACTAACAACCTTATCCCCTTATATCGCACTCCCTAAAGAGCGCAGAATAACCTTCTTTAAAAAAATACGCAAAACCTTTGAGTCAAACAACATTAGAGAATGCCAAACCAAATACATTTGCGCTGCCCACACTGCAACCAAAATTTCAGCCTAG
- a CDS encoding nucleotidyltransferase family protein, whose translation MDRQEVLDIVKAHQERLNDFAVKDLFLFGSVARDEATTASDVDFLVNFSRPVGLFTLLGLKAFLEDLLGCEVDIGTADSLRPHLRETVLKEVVRAV comes from the coding sequence ATGGATAGACAAGAAGTTTTAGATATTGTCAAAGCCCATCAAGAGCGCCTCAATGATTTTGCAGTAAAAGATTTGTTCTTATTTGGCTCAGTGGCGCGAGATGAGGCAACGACAGCTAGTGATGTAGACTTTCTTGTGAATTTTAGTCGTCCAGTAGGTTTATTTACGCTACTAGGATTAAAAGCATTTTTAGAAGATTTGTTGGGATGTGAGGTCGATATTGGCACAGCAGATTCTCTACGCCCTCATTTACGAGAGACAGTCTTAAAAGAGGTGGTTCGAGCTGTCTAG
- the ffh gene encoding signal recognition particle protein, giving the protein MFDALAERLEDAWKSLRGQDKISESNIKDALKEVRRALLEADVNLQVVKGFIGDVEKAALGADVISGVNPGQQFIKIVNDELIKIMGESNAPLAEAENKPTVILMAGLQGTGKTTATAKLSLFLRKQEKTALMVATDVYRPAAIDQLKTLGAQINVPVFDLGSDANPVDIARQGVEKAKELGVDYVIVDTAGRLQIDADMMGELKQIKDTIQPDDILLVVDAMTGQEAASLTRTFHTEIGVTGAILTKMDGDTRGGAALSVRTISGQPIKFIGVGEKVEALDPFYPDRMASRILNMGDVLTLVEKAQEAIDLSDVEEMQSKLLEARFDFDDFVKQMRLLKNMGSLGGLMKLIPGMGNKLDSGMLEQGEEQLKRVEVMINSMTKEERKNPDLLAQTPKRRTRIAKGAGMSDKDVSKLISDFTRMRKMMQQMGQGGGMPGMGGMGGLGDMFGGGMPGMPGMGGGRPGRGGGGRKKKKKNKKKKGFADL; this is encoded by the coding sequence ATGTTTGACGCACTAGCAGAACGCTTAGAAGATGCCTGGAAATCCCTGCGAGGGCAGGACAAAATCAGTGAATCTAATATTAAAGATGCCCTGAAGGAAGTGCGCCGCGCTCTGCTCGAAGCCGACGTAAACTTGCAGGTGGTCAAAGGCTTTATTGGCGATGTCGAAAAAGCAGCCCTCGGTGCAGACGTTATCTCTGGGGTAAACCCCGGCCAGCAGTTCATCAAGATCGTTAACGATGAACTGATCAAAATCATGGGAGAAAGTAATGCTCCCCTCGCCGAAGCAGAAAATAAACCGACCGTTATTTTGATGGCAGGTTTGCAGGGTACGGGTAAAACCACTGCAACCGCAAAACTCTCCCTATTTCTCCGCAAACAAGAAAAGACAGCCTTAATGGTTGCTACCGACGTTTATCGTCCGGCGGCGATCGACCAGTTAAAGACCCTTGGAGCTCAGATTAATGTTCCGGTATTTGACCTCGGTAGCGATGCAAACCCTGTTGATATTGCCCGCCAAGGTGTTGAGAAAGCAAAAGAATTAGGCGTTGATTACGTCATCGTAGATACGGCTGGTCGTTTGCAGATCGATGCCGACATGATGGGTGAGCTGAAGCAAATTAAAGACACGATTCAGCCCGACGATATCCTGCTTGTTGTCGACGCAATGACAGGTCAGGAAGCGGCTAGCTTAACGCGGACTTTCCACACTGAGATTGGTGTAACTGGTGCGATCCTCACGAAAATGGATGGCGATACTCGTGGTGGTGCGGCTTTATCCGTCAGAACCATTTCAGGTCAACCCATTAAATTTATTGGTGTCGGCGAAAAAGTTGAAGCCCTCGATCCCTTTTATCCCGACCGGATGGCCTCCCGAATCCTTAATATGGGTGACGTTCTGACCCTCGTGGAGAAAGCACAGGAAGCGATTGATCTTTCTGATGTGGAGGAGATGCAGTCGAAGTTGCTTGAAGCTCGTTTTGATTTTGACGACTTCGTGAAGCAGATGCGCCTATTGAAGAATATGGGTTCACTGGGCGGTTTGATGAAACTGATCCCCGGCATGGGTAATAAGCTTGACAGCGGCATGTTAGAGCAGGGTGAAGAGCAACTCAAACGCGTCGAAGTCATGATCAACTCCATGACCAAAGAGGAACGAAAAAATCCAGATTTACTGGCTCAAACGCCGAAGCGTCGTACCCGCATTGCTAAGGGGGCGGGAATGTCCGATAAGGATGTCTCGAAGCTAATCTCTGATTTCACTCGGATGCGGAAAATGATGCAGCAAATGGGTCAAGGGGGCGGCATGCCTGGAATGGGTGGCATGGGCGGCCTCGGTGATATGTTTGGTGGCGGTATGCCCGGCATGCCCGGTATGGGTGGTGGTCGTCCCGGTCGCGGTGGTGGCGGCCGTAAAAAAAAGAAAAAAAACAAGAAGAAAAAAGGCTTTGCTGATCTTTAA
- a CDS encoding DUF1611 domain-containing protein, whose protein sequence is MAITKKTALIYCQDQFGLVDGKTTAALVRHSELYTIVGVIDSLSAGKDAGETLGEATSHIPIFFDFQDALAHLSETPNCYIYGKAPLDACIPDDERLLILEAMEHGMDIINGLHEFFSEDPEFVAVAAQNNVQIKDIRKSPNVKDLHVFSGRIYEVTVPVIAILGTDCACGKMTTAVELNNILNRLGIKSVLVATGQTSLMQGAVYGASIDALISQFVIGEIENAVVQAFEQERPDIILVEGQSAVSHPAFMSSLGILKGSMPDGIILQHPPAREFRCDFPALLMPTIESEIQLIETISSARVLAIALSHENLATEEILSTIQQYEAQLNLPTTDVLSYGCQKLIQSLAVHFPKLSQKIKPENLPETRVLAKA, encoded by the coding sequence ATGGCAATCACGAAAAAAACGGCACTGATTTACTGCCAAGATCAATTTGGTTTAGTAGACGGAAAAACAACAGCTGCCTTGGTTCGGCACTCAGAGCTTTATACAATTGTGGGTGTGATTGATAGCTTATCAGCAGGTAAGGATGCCGGGGAAACCTTAGGAGAAGCAACGAGTCATATCCCTATATTTTTTGATTTTCAGGATGCCTTAGCCCATCTTTCAGAAACGCCAAACTGCTATATTTATGGCAAAGCACCATTGGATGCTTGCATTCCTGATGATGAAAGACTTTTGATTTTAGAAGCCATGGAACATGGCATGGATATTATTAATGGTCTCCACGAATTTTTCTCGGAAGATCCAGAATTTGTTGCCGTGGCTGCCCAAAATAATGTCCAAATTAAAGACATTAGAAAATCACCAAATGTAAAAGATCTCCATGTTTTTTCAGGGCGAATTTATGAGGTTACTGTGCCAGTCATCGCCATATTGGGAACTGATTGTGCCTGTGGCAAAATGACCACTGCTGTGGAACTAAATAATATTTTAAATAGGCTTGGTATTAAGTCTGTATTAGTGGCGACGGGTCAGACTAGTTTGATGCAGGGAGCGGTTTATGGTGCTTCGATTGATGCTCTTATTTCGCAATTTGTCATCGGTGAAATCGAAAATGCTGTGGTTCAGGCGTTCGAGCAAGAAAGGCCGGATATTATTTTGGTCGAGGGGCAAAGTGCTGTCAGTCATCCTGCTTTTATGAGTTCTTTGGGTATTTTGAAAGGTAGTATGCCGGACGGCATTATTTTGCAACATCCACCAGCACGGGAGTTTCGATGTGATTTTCCGGCTTTATTGATGCCGACTATTGAGAGCGAAATTCAGCTGATTGAGACAATTTCGAGTGCTAGGGTGTTGGCGATCGCCTTAAGTCACGAAAATTTGGCAACGGAAGAGATTTTGAGCACGATTCAGCAATATGAGGCTCAGCTAAATCTGCCGACGACGGATGTATTGAGCTATGGCTGCCAAAAATTGATCCAATCATTAGCTGTTCATTTTCCTAAACTGAGTCAAAAGATTAAGCCAGAAAATTTACCAGAGACCCGTGTTTTAGCAAAAGCATAG
- a CDS encoding diguanylate cyclase: MLFWLPKHPFFYQLAIAIGYVCAIRISSNFASLPGELTALWLPAVLGLIVVLKIGRPALIGIAIGTAFDSYFALSHLFPDFSLWAIASLTVGITLSEGISPLMCATWLQQRHKNITAIFQTTKGIFEFLGISLFSNSISAIIPVLTFHWFGIITSEKLVISWLVWFLGASLAQLIFVPPIILWQSSHIKKDSLLNREVILFLSLLTSISYLVFYQGYSLEYLFLPLLISSVFRLEQPLPQIFVVLLSAIGIIATANNYGSFVKDSPHESLLFLESFVAAYSITVLIISAILHEKESVSQKLNATLDFLEERVFDRTAKLLQTQLILDTFIDTAPLGMAIIDKNLNFVKINNFLADIEQNQNTFQTVHHNDLHPAIRHEITSKCRTILEKTQATLREEVYFPSLNSGSTWLMSYFPIIDEQGNIFRVGFIGLDISDRKQLELILQKQAQLDGLTKIANRRKFDEVLEREWRRCRRDNAPLSLLLFDIDQFKVYNDTYGHVQGDECLIQIAQVLKKQIGRTTDLAARYGGEEFIVLLSNTNSMGACHIANTILDSIRQLKIPHKNSSVMPFVTSSCGVATCIPSDQSKMIHLVNLADQALYQAKSQGRNQMIVIELETKCETA; the protein is encoded by the coding sequence ATGCTCTTTTGGCTCCCCAAGCACCCATTTTTTTATCAACTGGCGATCGCCATTGGCTATGTCTGTGCCATTCGCATTAGCAGCAACTTTGCGTCTTTGCCCGGTGAACTGACAGCGCTGTGGCTCCCTGCTGTTTTGGGTCTGATCGTTGTCTTAAAAATAGGTCGCCCGGCATTAATTGGCATTGCCATCGGTACAGCTTTTGATAGCTATTTTGCCCTCAGTCACTTGTTTCCTGATTTTTCCCTTTGGGCGATCGCCAGCCTAACAGTAGGAATTACCCTGAGCGAAGGCATTAGTCCCCTAATGTGTGCCACTTGGCTACAACAAAGACATAAAAATATTACAGCAATTTTTCAAACAACTAAAGGTATCTTTGAATTCCTTGGTATCAGCCTTTTTAGTAACAGTATTTCGGCCATAATACCAGTACTAACCTTTCATTGGTTTGGCATTATCACTAGCGAAAAATTAGTAATTTCTTGGCTTGTTTGGTTTTTAGGAGCAAGCCTAGCACAGCTTATTTTTGTGCCTCCTATTATACTCTGGCAATCATCTCACATAAAAAAAGACTCTTTATTAAATAGAGAAGTCATCCTCTTCCTTAGCCTATTAACAAGCATTAGTTATCTTGTTTTTTACCAAGGCTATTCCCTAGAATATTTATTTCTGCCATTACTCATTAGTTCCGTCTTCCGTTTAGAACAGCCACTACCACAAATATTCGTTGTCTTACTCTCAGCTATTGGCATCATTGCGACAGCGAATAACTATGGTTCCTTTGTCAAAGACTCTCCCCATGAATCACTATTATTTTTAGAATCTTTTGTTGCCGCTTATTCCATCACTGTCTTAATTATTTCTGCAATTTTACATGAAAAAGAAAGTGTTTCTCAAAAACTCAACGCAACCTTAGATTTCCTTGAAGAACGAGTATTTGATCGCACGGCTAAGCTACTGCAAACCCAGCTCATTCTTGATACCTTTATCGATACAGCACCCCTCGGTATGGCAATCATCGATAAAAACTTAAACTTTGTTAAAATCAATAATTTCCTTGCAGATATTGAGCAGAATCAAAACACTTTTCAAACAGTTCACCATAATGATTTGCATCCAGCCATACGCCATGAAATCACATCGAAATGTCGGACTATTTTAGAGAAAACACAAGCGACTCTCCGGGAAGAAGTGTATTTTCCTAGCCTAAATTCCGGATCAACTTGGTTGATGTCATACTTCCCAATTATTGACGAGCAGGGCAATATTTTTCGTGTTGGTTTTATTGGCTTAGATATTAGTGATCGCAAGCAGTTAGAGTTGATTTTACAGAAACAAGCACAACTTGATGGACTCACGAAGATCGCTAATCGGCGTAAATTTGATGAGGTATTAGAACGGGAGTGGCGACGGTGTAGACGGGATAATGCTCCCCTGTCGCTTTTGCTTTTTGATATTGACCAGTTTAAGGTTTATAACGATACCTATGGGCATGTCCAAGGAGATGAATGTCTCATTCAAATTGCGCAAGTTTTAAAAAAGCAAATTGGGAGAACTACAGATCTTGCGGCGCGGTATGGTGGTGAAGAGTTTATTGTGCTTTTATCAAATACGAATTCTATGGGGGCATGTCACATTGCGAATACGATTTTAGACTCCATTAGACAACTAAAAATCCCCCATAAAAATTCTTCTGTCATGCCATTTGTCACGTCTAGTTGTGGTGTGGCAACATGCATTCCTAGTGATCAGTCAAAGATGATTCATCTCGTAAATTTAGCGGATCAAGCGCTCTATCAGGCAAAGTCCCAAGGGCGTAATCAAATGATTGTTATTGAACTAGAAACAAAGTGTGAGACGGCCTAG
- a CDS encoding alanine/ornithine racemase family PLP-dependent enzyme, which translates to MEIDLSKIRANTRILADLYGAQGISIMGVSKAVLGEPAIIEAMVQGGVKFIADSRLENIQRMQAAGISTDFVLLRTAPSQAELIVEIVDISLNSELETIRKIAYYAGLSNKIHRIILMVELGDRREGILPCDLAEFIGEVLKLSQIKLVGLGCNLACYGGIKPDDQNMHGLSEQVELLERKFLIDFSIVSGGNSANYDWYKETQAVGRVNNLRLGESIFLGCETVYGNVIPGLQTKAFQLVAEVIESKKKPSLPFGEICRDAFGNVPIFQDQGIHQRSIIALGKQDTLVSGLSLDRPLKILGSSSDHLILDSGKHNLQVGDAVNFSLNYGSLLRAMTSPFIRKQFMDS; encoded by the coding sequence ATGGAAATAGATCTATCCAAAATACGGGCTAATACTCGGATTCTGGCAGATCTTTATGGGGCACAAGGTATTTCTATTATGGGTGTTTCTAAGGCTGTCCTTGGGGAACCTGCAATTATCGAAGCGATGGTACAAGGGGGGGTTAAATTTATTGCGGACTCTCGCCTTGAAAATATTCAAAGAATGCAGGCTGCGGGTATATCGACTGATTTTGTGCTGTTGCGTACGGCTCCCAGTCAGGCAGAATTGATTGTTGAAATTGTCGATATTAGTCTAAATTCTGAGCTGGAAACGATTAGAAAAATTGCCTATTATGCGGGTTTAAGTAATAAGATTCATCGGATAATTTTGATGGTGGAGTTGGGCGATCGCCGCGAAGGGATATTACCTTGTGATCTAGCCGAATTTATCGGAGAAGTTTTAAAGTTAAGCCAAATCAAACTTGTTGGACTTGGTTGTAATTTGGCTTGCTATGGCGGCATTAAACCAGATGATCAAAATATGCATGGGCTATCAGAACAAGTTGAGTTACTCGAAAGGAAATTTTTGATTGATTTCAGCATTGTTTCAGGGGGAAACTCCGCCAACTATGATTGGTATAAGGAAACCCAAGCTGTAGGGAGAGTTAATAATTTGCGCTTGGGAGAATCCATTTTTCTCGGCTGTGAAACAGTTTATGGCAATGTGATTCCGGGCTTACAGACTAAGGCTTTTCAGCTGGTGGCTGAGGTGATCGAATCTAAAAAAAAGCCATCTTTACCTTTTGGTGAAATTTGCCGAGATGCCTTTGGTAATGTACCAATTTTTCAAGATCAAGGTATACATCAAAGGTCAATCATTGCATTAGGAAAACAAGATACTTTGGTTTCTGGTTTAAGCTTAGATCGCCCTTTAAAAATATTAGGCTCTAGTAGCGACCATCTTATTCTTGATAGTGGAAAACATAATTTACAAGTTGGGGATGCGGTGAATTTTAGCCTCAATTATGGCAGTCTACTTCGGGCTATGACTTCTCCGTTTATTCGTAAGCAGTTTATGGATAGTTGA
- a CDS encoding TerB family tellurite resistance protein has protein sequence MNISLTQNEVRTILRTLLFLAKVDGDISENEFAIIRQLREIHYCPFNPVEEFKQLPNDIRLVLSDLERVKAKKYLAKLLIHFCYCDGIYSATERLTLHHIAEGLGTRADFIFKVEKIYAHEAQQAISNYVRQHPDEIEGNPNNFSWQNIAMTTGLVVGGGAAMALSSISTANFLPIFHT, from the coding sequence ATGAATATTTCATTAACTCAGAATGAAGTACGAACTATCTTAAGAACATTACTCTTTTTAGCAAAGGTAGATGGTGATATTTCAGAAAACGAATTTGCCATTATTAGACAACTTAGAGAAATTCACTATTGTCCATTTAATCCTGTAGAGGAATTTAAACAATTACCCAATGATATTCGATTAGTTTTAAGTGATCTTGAGAGAGTCAAGGCAAAAAAGTATTTAGCAAAACTCTTAATTCACTTTTGTTACTGTGACGGCATCTACAGTGCAACTGAACGGTTAACCCTTCATCATATTGCTGAAGGATTGGGTACTCGGGCAGACTTTATTTTCAAAGTAGAAAAGATTTATGCCCATGAGGCACAACAAGCAATATCTAACTATGTGCGACAGCATCCCGATGAAATAGAAGGGAATCCCAATAACTTTTCATGGCAAAACATTGCAATGACAACAGGTTTGGTGGTTGGTGGTGGTGCAGCAATGGCGTTGAGTTCTATATCCACAGCAAATTTCTTACCTATTTTTCATACCTGA
- a CDS encoding sigma-70 family RNA polymerase sigma factor, protein MSRLSTEQLAAVSDEILVDHCQKGDRQSFQMLYRRYQKKVRSTLYQLCGEAVLDDLVQDVFLKAWQGLPKLRNPQYFSTWLYRICWNVATDQRRRFAKRQTTSIDMLPESSSQFAAADSGGLATLHYQDLVQQGLQMLSLDQRAVLVLHDLKDLPQKEVAEILSVPVGTVKSRLHHGRRSLRQFLESQGVQL, encoded by the coding sequence ATGTCCCGTTTGTCTACGGAACAATTAGCCGCAGTCTCAGACGAGATTTTGGTGGATCACTGTCAAAAGGGCGATCGCCAAAGTTTTCAGATGCTCTATCGGCGCTATCAGAAAAAAGTGCGATCTACCCTCTACCAACTTTGTGGCGAAGCGGTACTAGATGACTTGGTGCAAGATGTATTTTTAAAGGCGTGGCAAGGTTTACCGAAGCTGAGAAATCCCCAGTATTTTTCAACTTGGCTCTACCGTATCTGTTGGAATGTGGCCACAGACCAACGGCGACGTTTTGCTAAACGACAAACTACGTCCATTGACATGTTACCAGAGTCATCATCCCAGTTTGCGGCAGCTGATTCCGGTGGTTTGGCAACGCTACATTATCAAGATTTAGTGCAGCAGGGTTTGCAAATGCTTAGTTTGGATCAGCGGGCTGTGTTGGTGCTTCATGATCTTAAAGATCTCCCCCAAAAAGAAGTGGCTGAAATTTTATCGGTACCAGTGGGTACGGTAAAGTCTCGTCTCCACCACGGTCGGCGATCGCTGCGTCAGTTTCTCGAATCCCAAGGAGTTCAATTATGA
- a CDS encoding Spy/CpxP family protein refolding chaperone, whose amino-acid sequence MLRQSFLFASTTALVLSSFSPAIAQVSDFTLEPSDSSQLLLANRFAENLKQNRGELMDKLNLSNSQKQQIQGIRQRYSSQMNTLTSQMRTARATMQNLAQSNASRSQLERQYRTVSNLREDIADLKFRQMMDIRDVLTVSQRQEMAEYLEAKKKVGSWFGDR is encoded by the coding sequence ATGTTAAGACAATCTTTCTTATTCGCCAGCACCACGGCGTTAGTGCTGAGTAGCTTTAGTCCGGCGATCGCCCAAGTTTCAGATTTTACCCTTGAGCCATCGGACTCTAGCCAACTTTTACTCGCCAACCGTTTTGCCGAAAATCTTAAGCAAAATCGCGGCGAATTAATGGATAAACTTAATCTTTCCAATAGCCAAAAACAACAAATTCAAGGGATTCGCCAACGATATAGCTCCCAAATGAATACCCTGACCTCCCAGATGCGTACAGCTCGCGCAACCATGCAAAACCTTGCGCAAAGTAACGCCAGTCGCAGTCAATTGGAAAGGCAATATCGCACCGTTAGTAATCTGCGTGAGGACATTGCAGATTTAAAGTTTCGACAAATGATGGATATTCGCGATGTTTTAACTGTTTCACAACGGCAAGAAATGGCCGAGTATCTCGAAGCAAAGAAAAAAGTAGGGAGCTGGTTCGGCGATCGCTAA
- the ureC gene encoding urease subunit alpha, with product MSYRMSRRAYAETYGPTVGDRLRLADTELWLEVERDFTTYGDEVKFGGGKVIRDGMGQSAVTRADGAVDVVITNALIVDWWGIVKADIGIKDGKIHKIGKAGNPDIQDNIDIIIGPGTEAIAGEGHILTAGGIDSHIHFICPQQIEVAIASGITTMIGGGTGPATGTNATTCTPGEWNIYRMLEAAEAFPMNIGFSGKGNSAKPEGLIEQVRAGVIGLKLHEDWGTTPATIDTCLGVADAFDVQVAIHTDTLNEAGFVETTIGAFKNRVIHTYHTEGAGGGHAPDIIKVCGEANVLPSSTNPTRPYTMNTLEEHLDMLMVCHHLDKSIPEDVAFAESRIRRETIAAEDILHDMGAFSMIASDSQAMGRVGETVIRTWQTAHKMKVQRGALSEETGDNDNFRIKRYIAKYTINPAITHGIANYVGSVEEGKYADLCLWKPSFFGVKPELVLKGGAIAYAQMGDPNASIPTPQPVHMRPMFASYGRAINPTSLTFVSQAAIEADVATKLGLQKTVLPVSGCRNLSKADLKLNDYLPKMEVDPETYQVRADGELLVCEPATVLPMAQRYFLF from the coding sequence ATGAGCTATCGTATGTCCCGCCGCGCCTACGCTGAAACCTATGGTCCTACGGTTGGCGATCGCCTGCGCTTGGCAGATACGGAACTTTGGCTCGAAGTTGAACGGGATTTTACGACCTACGGTGATGAGGTCAAATTTGGTGGGGGTAAGGTGATCCGCGATGGCATGGGTCAGTCGGCGGTGACTCGTGCAGATGGTGCTGTTGATGTGGTGATTACTAACGCGCTCATCGTTGATTGGTGGGGCATCGTTAAAGCCGATATTGGCATTAAAGATGGCAAAATTCACAAAATCGGTAAGGCGGGCAACCCAGATATTCAGGATAATATTGATATCATTATTGGCCCCGGCACTGAGGCGATCGCCGGAGAAGGACATATCCTCACAGCGGGTGGCATCGACAGTCACATTCACTTTATTTGTCCCCAGCAAATCGAGGTGGCGATCGCCAGTGGGATTACGACCATGATTGGCGGCGGCACAGGCCCAGCGACGGGAACCAATGCAACAACCTGTACGCCCGGCGAATGGAACATTTATCGAATGCTCGAAGCCGCAGAAGCTTTCCCGATGAATATCGGTTTTTCCGGGAAGGGCAATAGCGCGAAACCCGAAGGTCTGATTGAGCAGGTTAGAGCCGGGGTAATTGGTTTAAAACTCCACGAAGACTGGGGGACAACTCCCGCAACCATTGATACCTGTTTAGGAGTTGCCGATGCCTTTGATGTGCAAGTCGCCATCCACACCGATACCCTCAACGAAGCAGGTTTTGTGGAAACAACAATTGGAGCATTTAAAAATCGCGTCATTCACACCTATCACACCGAAGGGGCTGGAGGCGGCCACGCACCGGACATCATTAAAGTTTGCGGAGAGGCAAACGTATTGCCATCATCAACCAATCCCACCCGTCCCTACACCATGAATACCCTCGAAGAGCACCTTGATATGTTGATGGTGTGCCATCACCTCGACAAGAGCATTCCCGAAGATGTGGCGTTTGCGGAGTCCCGTATCCGTCGCGAAACGATCGCCGCCGAGGATATCCTCCACGACATGGGGGCATTTAGCATGATTGCATCGGATTCTCAGGCTATGGGTCGTGTGGGAGAAACCGTGATTCGTACTTGGCAAACCGCCCACAAAATGAAGGTGCAGCGGGGCGCATTATCAGAGGAAACAGGCGATAACGATAACTTCCGCATTAAACGCTACATCGCGAAGTACACGATTAATCCCGCCATTACCCACGGCATCGCCAATTATGTTGGTTCTGTGGAAGAAGGAAAATACGCGGATCTTTGTCTCTGGAAACCCAGTTTCTTCGGCGTAAAACCTGAACTCGTCCTTAAAGGCGGGGCGATCGCCTACGCCCAGATGGGAGACCCCAATGCCAGCATTCCCACCCCACAACCCGTCCATATGCGCCCCATGTTTGCCAGCTACGGCAGAGCCATTAATCCCACGTCTTTAACCTTCGTTTCCCAAGCAGCAATAGAAGCCGATGTCGCCACAAAACTTGGTTTACAAAAAACGGTTCTGCCTGTTTCTGGCTGCCGAAATCTCAGCAAAGCCGACCTGAAGCTTAATGATTACTTGCCTAAAATGGAAGTAGATCCAGAGACTTACCAAGTGCGTGCCGATGGTGAACTTCTGGTCTGCGAACCCGCGACAGTCTTGCCAATGGCTCAAAGATATTTTCTTTTCTAA